Below is a window of Methanothermobacter thermautotrophicus DNA.
CCTCCACCTCCACCTCCAAGCAAAGCTGCAGCCTTTGATATGACCTCGTTGATCCTCAAACCAGCCTTTACGGCATCTTCAGAGGCTGCTCCAACGATTTTACCCTCATGGTTCGCTAGTACCACTGCGTCGACTGTGGCTGATAGTTCAAGGGCCATGTTCTTCATCTCATCCATATCAGCGTCAACGGTGTCGATTATCACTGTGAGGTTATTGATCTTCTCAGCCCTGTCCTTCATCTCAAGGATCTTTAGTGACGCGACCTCCTCCTTGAGGCGGGAGACCTCATTTCTGAGGGCCTTCCACTCCCTGAAGAACCTTTCACATGTCCCTGGGAGCTGTGATGGGGTGACCTTGAATATGTCCGAGCTTTCCCTCAGTATGTCCCCTGCCTTCTGCATGAGCTCTATGGCCGCTGACCCTGCAGAGAACTCTATCCTCTCCACTCCGTCCTGTATGCGTTCTGTTCGGTTTATCCTGATGAGTCCAATGTCTCCTGTTCTGTGGACATGGGTGCCTGCACAGGCCTGGACATCTATGCCTGGAATCTCAACGACCCTTATCCTTGAGCCAGGTACAACTCCGCCCTGGTAGAGTATGAATCCATACTTCCTCTCTGCAAGGTCCCGGTCCATCCACCTGACATGGAGGGGTACGTTCATCATGACATACTCATTTGCGAGTCTCTCTATCTCCTGGAGCTCTTCCAGTTTTATTCTTCTGTAGTGTGACAGGTCTATGCGTGAACTTTTAACTCCCTTCTGGGCCCCCGCCTGCCATATGTGATCTCCCAGGACCTTTCTTGCCGCTGAAACTATGAGGTGGGTTGCTGTGTGGTTCCTTGTGAGCTGAAGCCTTCTATCGGAATCAATAAAGCCTCTGATGGTTGTTCCTGGTTCGATGCAGATTTCATCGTCTGTCCTGTGAACAACGACGTCCCCTATCTTCTCTGCATGTTTTATCCTGACCTTGCAGCCTTCAGCTGTGATGTATCCTGTATCTGATGGCTGACCGCCCCCCTCAGGATAGAAGAGTGTGCGGTCGAGTATTATGCCATTCTCATGTATGCCTATGACCTCTGCCTGGAATTCCAGTTCATCGGGTTTCCTGTAGAATAGGAGTTCAGTTGCAGGGTAGTCAAGGTGTACGTCCTCCCCGGGCATGTCGGCTTCGGTTTCATTCCTCTCTGCTACGAGGGTGTAGAAGTTGTCTGGAATTTTAACCTTGAATCCGGATTCCTCTGCCATCTCCTTGATGGTCTCGGGTGGGATTCCGTGGGAGTCATACAGTTTTATGAGGGTCTCCAGGGGCATCTCTGCTTTTCCATCCCTTTTAAGGTATTTTATTGTTTTCTCGACAATCCTGCGACCCTTCTTCACTGTCCTTGCATAGCGGTGTTCCTCGAGGTCTATGATATTCAGTATGTGCTCATGATGACCCCTTATCTCAGGGTAGTGGCCCTCAAGGAACTCCACCTGGATGTTCATTATATCCTTAAGGGACTCCTTCATGCCAAGGTCCTTCATGAGCCTAAGGGTCCTCCTGATTATGAGCCTTGCAAGGTATCCCTCCTTCACGTTTGATGGTATCACCCCATCTGCAAGCATGAATGCCAGGCACCGGGTATGGTCTGCTATGGCATAAACCGATTCCATTGGGGAGGCTGCACGTTCCAGTTCCTCCACAGAGATACCAAGTTTATCCGCTACCCTCTTCCTGAGTTCCCTTAAATCGGCGTAGGTCTCTATGTCCATCATCCCTGCAACCCTGGCATTCTCTGCAAGTATCTCCTCATCGATTTCCACACCTGTCAGCTGGAGCAGTTTCTCAATTACCGGGCCAAAGCAGGCATCGTAGGCTGTTGGTGTCCCCTGTGATATCCAGGCGAACCTTTCAAGTCCATAGCCTGTGTCAACTATCTTGAGGGGGATCTCCTCCCTGCCACCATCAGGGAGAGTCCGGTACTGTATGAAGACAAGGGTTGCAAGTTCAACACCCCTGACGCATACCTCATAGCAGGGCCCCTCGTTTCCACCCCCCTGCCACCATGACTCTATGAATGTTATCTCAGATGGATCAATTCCTATGTGTGTTAAAAAGTCATGACAGTACTTTATTGTCTCCTCTTCCCAGTAGACAGTGTTATCCTCAGAATTGAATGCGTGATGACCCCCCATTGTGAAGCATGTGAGGTGTCTTCCTGTTCTTCCAACATTATCAACATCGTTGAGTCTTATTGATGGCTGCGCAACCACCAGGGGGTTTGCGGGGGGTTTCACCAGGCCAGATGTGACCCATGGCTGGAAGTTGTATATGGATGCGCCCACCAGGAATACATCGTCCCGCCAGCGTTTTGCAAGTACAGGGTACCTCCTGATGGGTTCATGACCCCTTTCAGCGAAGAACTCCATGAACTCATCCTGTATCTCATAGAGGTCATAGCTCCTATCTGTGGCGGGGTTTCCTATGAATCCGTATTCGTCACAGGGGGCGTCTCCACATGTTTCGCGTTCCTTCATAGACCAGAAGATGTTTCCACAGGACCTGCATTCATATTTTCTGTATCCAAGTTTTTCAAGCTGACGGGACATGGTAATCATTGAAAACAGTTTTTATAAATAGAATAAGAATTAAGAAAAATAAATTTTTTGCCATTAAACACTGGAAGAGAAAAAAATAGGGAGGAGTTTAACCGAAGAGTGCGCCGAGACCGGCAGCTGCTTCCTCTTCAGCTTCCTCTTCTTCTTCCTCTTCTTCCTCAGCTTCTTCTTCAGCCTCTTCGGCTGCTGCTGGTGCTGCTGCCGCTGCTGGTGCTGCGGCTACAGCTGTTGTTTCCATTGCCTCTTCGATGTCAACGTCTTCAAGGGCTGCTATGAGAGCCTTGACCCTTGCATCGTCCACTTCAGCGCCTGCTGCTTCAAGGACGCCTTTAACGTTTTCTTCGTTGATTTCCTTACCTGTTGTATGCAGTAACATTGCTGCGTATATGTATTCCATATGATCACCTCAAATTTTATTTTTTAATGGGTTAACTGTTGCCAGTAAAGTGTTTATCCGAAGAGTGCGCCGAGACCGGCAGCTGCATCCTCTTCTTCCTCTTCTTCCTCTTCAGCTTCTTCTTCAACCTCTTCCTCTTTTTCTTCAGGGGCTGGTGCTGCTGCCCTTGAAGACAACTTCTCCTTCAGTTCATCATCAACTGCCTCATCATTAACCTCTGCAGCTGCAGCGGCCAGTGCAAGCATCTGTGCATAGGCCTTTGCAAGCAGGAGGTCAGTTGTTTCTGATGTGAGTATTGATGCATTGTATGCAAGGTTGAATGACTTTGAAGCTGCCTTCTGGATGATGGCAGGCATTGTCTCCCTGGTGTATATAACCGCGTTGACGGAGAGGTTAAATGCCTGTGAAAATGCCTTCTGGATATCAGACAGGGTCTTCTCTTCATCGATGGTTAATACATCTGCAGTGTATATTGTCTGGTTTTCATATGCTGCTCTGAGGTCTATTCCCACCTCAAGTGGCTGTATATCAAGTCTTGTTAATATTCCGGCCACCTTGGGTGGTATCTCCTCCCCTGCCTTCACAACGACGTGGTCATTTGAAACCACGATCTTGCCCTTCTCGATCTTGGCAGGGATACCTATCTGCTGCAGTTCACCCAGTATTGGACCTGGTGCAAATCCGGTATCCCCCTTGGGGACAACTATGTCAGCCGGGGCGATGGCCCCTGGTTTGGCTGGAGCAGGAGTTTTACTGTCCTCAAGGATCTTGAAGAGCTTAAATGGATTCATATCTGTGAATATAAGTGCAGGCTGCCCCTCCATGTATTCAGAGAGTGAATCAACGTTTTCAAGTTCTCTGCCAGCTTTCTCAAGGGCAAGGCTGATCAGGGTCTTCTTGGACATTCTGATGAGTGCACTGTCACGGAGTGTCTGGCGCATCTTCTGGAGCTGCCTTGCAGGTATGTCTGCAAGGTTGGCTATACCAACCACTTCATGACCTTTGATGAGGTCATGGAGCTCCTGAACCTCTTTCTTCTTCCATTCAGCCACGTGAGCCATTTAAATCACCCTCACTACCGGGCCCATGGTTGTCTTAACGTACATGGACTTTAACTGGTTTCTTCCCTTCTCAAGTTTGCGGTCAATTGTCTGAAGAACCGCCTCTATGTTCTCGGCGAGCTTCTCATCGTCCATGTCCTCGGTACCAACCACGGTATGAACCACTGGCTGGTCCTTGATTCTGACCTTAACAGTGTCCCTGAGTTTCTTCAGGATGGGCTCCGGGTTTATTGTTGCTGGCACTGGTTTGGGCATCTTCTTTCTGGGTCCGAGAACGGGTCCCAGGAATCGACCCACCAGGGGCATCATGTCTGCCTGAGCCACAAAGAATTCATACTGGTTGGCAAGTTTCTTTGCTTCCTTACGGTTTTTGCCAAGTTCTTCAAGTTCATCCTTGGTTATCACAAGGTCGGCCCCTGCATTTTTAGCCTGGAGGGCCAGTTCCCCATCGGCTATCACGGCAATCTTTACATCCTTACCGCGGCCGTTGGGTAGAGAAACTTCCTCGTCAAACCTGTTCTCTGGTTTATTGACGTCAAGGTCCTTGATGTTAAGAATAACATCCATGGACTGTGTGAAGTTTCTCGGCCTTGAAAGTTCCTTGGCCTTCTTCACCGCTTCCATTATCTCTTGTTGCATTCTGAATCCTCCATGAACTTCAAAAAATAAGTTCATATAATGGGGTTAGTTATGTGGTTTTCAAGATTTATAAATTTTTATGATGTGAGGAGGTCATCATAGGCTCCCTGGTCAACCTCCCTCTGAACCTCACGGGGGTCCTTACCATTCACTGTTATGCCCATGCTGACACAGGTGCCCATGATCTCCTTGACTGCACGTTTGTAGTCATTTGATAGCAGTGCATCGAATTTCATCCTGGCAATCTTCAGCACCTGTTCCATTGAGATGTCTGCTATCTTATCCATCCCAGGGTCCTGGGACCCCTTCTCCAGCTTGAGTTCATCCATGATGAGGGCGGTTGTTGGAGGAGTACCCACTTCAACCTCAAATTCCCTTGTATCCGTGTCCACTATGATCTTCACAGGGACCTTCATCCCCTCAAAGTCAGCTGTCTTGCGGTTTATCTCCTCAACTACCTGCATCATGTTAATTCCAAGCGGACCAATCGCAGGACCCAGAGGTGGTCCTGGAGTGGCTTTTCCACCATCAATAAGAATTTCAACGGTTTCTTTAGCCATTAATCAGCCTCCTTTTGTATTATTCTAATCTGATCACCTTTAACAGTTACTGGAATGGGCACGGCCGCCTCTATGAGTTCAAGTACAACTTCCTCCCTTGACTCATCTATGCGGATAACCTTTGCCCTTTCGCCCTTAAAGGGTCCGGATATGAGTTCAACAATGCTTCCCTTCTTAATGGATGATATGATGGGTTCTGGCTTGAGGAACCTTTTAACCTCTTCAAAGTCTATCTCGGCCTCACCCTCTGTTTTACTTTCAACTACACCCCTGAGGTGGGGCACCCTTATTGCAGGGTTTCTCATGTCAATCTTTGATGAGGACTCAACCAGGATGTATCCCCTCAGTGATTCAGGGACAAGAATAGCGTTTATCTCTATACCACTATCCCTCACCTTCCTTGCAAGCATCCTGGCCACATTTTTCTCCTGACCCACGGAGGTCTTAAGGGCATAGATGGAATTTTTACTATCTTCCATTAAGAACACAACCTCATATATATAATTCACTGTACAACCTTTAACCCACCCTGATGCTAGCCCCCCAGGAGCTGGGCGATTATGCTTATTATGAATCCTATGACACCTATTATTATTATACCTATACCGGTTACCTTTGACACGTTGAGGTATTCCTCACGGCTAGGTTTCTTTGAAACCTTCAATACTCTCTTTGACTGTTTTATAAAATTTAAAATAGACTCCCTGTATTTCATGGTTTATCCCCGCTATTACTATGGGTTAAAAAACAAGGGCTATGATCAAGGATGAGTGATGGAGTAATCTATAATTCAAGATTTATAAATGTTTTCCTTAAGGTGGGGGTGTGTGGAAGAATATCAGAATACTCCATCTATAAATTCTTCCAGGACAGACTCATCAACGGAGCCCCTTTCACGCTGTTTTTCATCCATGAACTCCTTCTCTGCAGATCCATGGGCCCCATAGATGTAGGGTGATCTTACACCTGCAACGACGATTGTTGTCCGTATGACGTTCTGAAGGTCATCCTGAATCTGGGCACCCCATATTATGTTTGCATCCGGATCAAGTTCCTCGGCAACAACCTCCACGATCCTTTCAGCCTCCTGGAGGGTGAGGTCTGAACTTCCAGATATGTTTATAAGGGCTCCTCTTGCATTGGATATGTCCAGATCCAGCAGTGGACTGTTAAGGGCCTCATAAACTGATTCAAGGGCCCTGTCACCGGATTCTGCCTCACCCATTCCAATCATTGCCATTCCTGAACCCTTCATTATGCTTCTAACGTCAGCAAAGTCAAGGCTAACGAGGCCGGGTTTGGTTATGAGTTCAGTTATGCCCTTAACTGCCCTTCCAAGGATCTCGTCTGCAACCATGAAGGCCTTATTCAGGGGCAGATTGGGTGCGACCTCAAGGAGCTTGTCATT
It encodes the following:
- the rpl12p gene encoding 50S ribosomal protein P1, translating into MEYIYAAMLLHTTGKEINEENVKGVLEAAGAEVDDARVKALIAALEDVDIEEAMETTAVAAAPAAAAAPAAAEEAEEEAEEEEEEEEEAEEEAAAGLGALFG
- a CDS encoding transcription elongation factor Spt5; translation: MEDSKNSIYALKTSVGQEKNVARMLARKVRDSGIEINAILVPESLRGYILVESSSKIDMRNPAIRVPHLRGVVESKTEGEAEIDFEEVKRFLKPEPIISSIKKGSIVELISGPFKGERAKVIRIDESREEVVLELIEAAVPIPVTVKGDQIRIIQKEAD
- a CDS encoding protein translocase SEC61 complex subunit gamma, translated to MKYRESILNFIKQSKRVLKVSKKPSREEYLNVSKVTGIGIIIIGVIGFIISIIAQLLGG
- a CDS encoding 50S ribosomal protein L1 — translated: MQQEIMEAVKKAKELSRPRNFTQSMDVILNIKDLDVNKPENRFDEEVSLPNGRGKDVKIAVIADGELALQAKNAGADLVITKDELEELGKNRKEAKKLANQYEFFVAQADMMPLVGRFLGPVLGPRKKMPKPVPATINPEPILKKLRDTVKVRIKDQPVVHTVVGTEDMDDEKLAENIEAVLQTIDRKLEKGRNQLKSMYVKTTMGPVVRVI
- the alaS gene encoding alanine--tRNA ligase, with the protein product MITMSRQLEKLGYRKYECRSCGNIFWSMKERETCGDAPCDEYGFIGNPATDRSYDLYEIQDEFMEFFAERGHEPIRRYPVLAKRWRDDVFLVGASIYNFQPWVTSGLVKPPANPLVVAQPSIRLNDVDNVGRTGRHLTCFTMGGHHAFNSEDNTVYWEEETIKYCHDFLTHIGIDPSEITFIESWWQGGGNEGPCYEVCVRGVELATLVFIQYRTLPDGGREEIPLKIVDTGYGLERFAWISQGTPTAYDACFGPVIEKLLQLTGVEIDEEILAENARVAGMMDIETYADLRELRKRVADKLGISVEELERAASPMESVYAIADHTRCLAFMLADGVIPSNVKEGYLARLIIRRTLRLMKDLGMKESLKDIMNIQVEFLEGHYPEIRGHHEHILNIIDLEEHRYARTVKKGRRIVEKTIKYLKRDGKAEMPLETLIKLYDSHGIPPETIKEMAEESGFKVKIPDNFYTLVAERNETEADMPGEDVHLDYPATELLFYRKPDELEFQAEVIGIHENGIILDRTLFYPEGGGQPSDTGYITAEGCKVRIKHAEKIGDVVVHRTDDEICIEPGTTIRGFIDSDRRLQLTRNHTATHLIVSAARKVLGDHIWQAGAQKGVKSSRIDLSHYRRIKLEELQEIERLANEYVMMNVPLHVRWMDRDLAERKYGFILYQGGVVPGSRIRVVEIPGIDVQACAGTHVHRTGDIGLIRINRTERIQDGVERIEFSAGSAAIELMQKAGDILRESSDIFKVTPSQLPGTCERFFREWKALRNEVSRLKEEVASLKILEMKDRAEKINNLTVIIDTVDADMDEMKNMALELSATVDAVVLANHEGKIVGAASEDAVKAGLRINEVISKAAALLGGGGGGRPHLAQGAGPGTEKLDDALDEARAALRI
- a CDS encoding 50S ribosomal protein L10; the protein is MAHVAEWKKKEVQELHDLIKGHEVVGIANLADIPARQLQKMRQTLRDSALIRMSKKTLISLALEKAGRELENVDSLSEYMEGQPALIFTDMNPFKLFKILEDSKTPAPAKPGAIAPADIVVPKGDTGFAPGPILGELQQIGIPAKIEKGKIVVSNDHVVVKAGEEIPPKVAGILTRLDIQPLEVGIDLRAAYENQTIYTADVLTIDEEKTLSDIQKAFSQAFNLSVNAVIYTRETMPAIIQKAASKSFNLAYNASILTSETTDLLLAKAYAQMLALAAAAAEVNDEAVDDELKEKLSSRAAAPAPEEKEEEVEEEAEEEEEEEEDAAAGLGALFG
- a CDS encoding 50S ribosomal protein L11, encoding MAKETVEILIDGGKATPGPPLGPAIGPLGINMMQVVEEINRKTADFEGMKVPVKIIVDTDTREFEVEVGTPPTTALIMDELKLEKGSQDPGMDKIADISMEQVLKIARMKFDALLSNDYKRAVKEIMGTCVSMGITVNGKDPREVQREVDQGAYDDLLTS